In Streptomyces sp. NBC_00414, a single window of DNA contains:
- a CDS encoding FecCD family ABC transporter permease has product MTGKRVRPVLLVTLLGTVLAVLCLLSLALGAANIPPDQVISALFGEAPSRFVDNVVWSARMPRTALGLTAGAALGLAGALMQALTRNPLADPGVLGVSAGASFAIVLAVGVLGVNSLYGYVWFAFAGALIATVAVYLLGGLGRSGMTPVKLALAGIAVTSMLWSFTQAIVLTDVDALNKYRFWSAGTLADVDGGMVWRVLPFLVVGAVLALACAPALNSMALGDDVAASLGRRLGLVRLAGVAAITLLTGGAVAVIGPVVFIGLVVPHVARVLAQSAGVGPDQRWLLPLSAVLAPVLLLAADILGRLVARPTEIQAGVLVAFIGGPFFIAMVRRRNLAEV; this is encoded by the coding sequence GTGACGGGCAAGAGAGTGCGCCCTGTCCTTCTCGTGACACTGCTGGGTACCGTCCTGGCCGTCCTCTGTCTGCTGTCACTGGCGCTCGGCGCGGCCAACATCCCGCCGGACCAGGTGATCTCGGCGCTGTTCGGCGAGGCGCCGAGCCGCTTCGTCGACAACGTCGTCTGGTCGGCGCGCATGCCGCGCACCGCCCTCGGACTCACCGCGGGTGCGGCCCTCGGGCTGGCCGGGGCGCTGATGCAGGCCCTGACCCGCAATCCGCTCGCCGACCCCGGAGTGCTGGGGGTCAGCGCCGGTGCCTCCTTCGCCATCGTGCTCGCCGTCGGCGTGCTCGGGGTCAACTCGCTCTACGGCTATGTGTGGTTCGCGTTCGCCGGAGCCCTGATCGCCACCGTGGCCGTCTATCTGCTGGGCGGTCTCGGGCGGTCCGGGATGACCCCCGTGAAGCTGGCGCTCGCGGGCATCGCGGTCACCTCGATGCTGTGGTCGTTCACGCAGGCCATCGTGCTCACCGACGTGGACGCGCTCAACAAGTACCGGTTCTGGTCCGCCGGGACGCTCGCCGACGTGGACGGCGGCATGGTGTGGCGGGTCCTGCCCTTCCTCGTCGTCGGCGCGGTGCTGGCGCTGGCCTGCGCCCCCGCCCTCAACAGCATGGCCCTGGGCGACGACGTGGCGGCCTCGCTCGGCCGGCGCCTCGGCCTGGTCCGGCTGGCCGGTGTCGCGGCGATCACCCTGCTGACGGGTGGCGCGGTCGCGGTCATCGGCCCGGTCGTCTTCATCGGCCTGGTGGTCCCCCATGTCGCCCGCGTGCTCGCCCAGTCGGCGGGCGTCGGCCCCGACCAGCGCTGGCTGCTGCCCCTGTCGGCCGTGCTCGCCCCCGTCCTGCTGCTCGCCGCGGACATCCTCGGACGCCTGGTGGCACGGCCCACCGAGATCCAGGCGGGTGTCCTGGTCGCCTTCATCGGCGGTCCGTTCTTCATCGCCATGGTCCGTCGGCGCAATCTGGCGGAGGTGTGA
- a CDS encoding FecCD family ABC transporter permease produces MPNPKSTLKSPTGPTSLSGRSSSAGSARYRTYRPALLPVSGVFRPRLVALSVVLAAGTFVLFCWGLTTGDYPIGFTDVVRALVGSGDPGTVLVVEELRLPRALVGLLAGIAFGVSGALFQTMTRNPLASPDMIGLTQGAGTAVVAGIVLGWDGGLGTQALGLLGALVTALTVYALAWRRGTTGYRIILVGIGVAWICTSATDYLVAKGGRFQAQAALGWLVGNLNGRTWDQVGPLAVALAVLLPTALLLGRLLRTLQLGDDVATGLGTRVQPVRLAILLTGVGLIAFATASAGPVAFVALAAPQIAQRLAGTAWPPTVASGLTGALVVLGGDLIARTLVSGTELPVGIVTGVLGAPILLWLLVRANRAGSGG; encoded by the coding sequence ATGCCGAACCCGAAGTCCACCCTCAAGTCCCCCACCGGCCCCACGTCACTTTCAGGCAGGAGCAGTTCGGCCGGGTCGGCCCGCTACCGCACCTACCGGCCGGCCCTCCTGCCCGTCTCGGGTGTCTTCCGCCCCCGGCTGGTCGCCCTGTCCGTGGTGCTCGCCGCGGGTACCTTCGTCCTGTTCTGCTGGGGCCTGACGACCGGCGACTACCCGATCGGTTTCACCGACGTCGTACGGGCCCTGGTGGGCTCCGGCGACCCCGGCACCGTCCTCGTGGTGGAGGAGCTGCGCCTGCCCCGCGCCCTGGTCGGACTGCTCGCCGGAATCGCCTTCGGGGTCTCCGGAGCGCTGTTCCAGACCATGACGCGCAATCCGCTGGCCAGCCCCGACATGATCGGCCTCACCCAGGGCGCGGGCACCGCCGTGGTCGCGGGCATCGTCCTCGGCTGGGACGGCGGCCTCGGCACCCAGGCCCTCGGTCTGCTCGGCGCCCTGGTCACGGCCCTCACCGTGTACGCCCTGGCCTGGCGGCGCGGCACCACCGGATACCGCATCATCCTGGTCGGCATCGGCGTGGCCTGGATCTGCACGAGTGCCACGGACTATCTGGTGGCCAAGGGCGGACGCTTCCAGGCGCAGGCCGCCCTCGGCTGGCTGGTCGGCAACCTCAACGGCCGCACCTGGGACCAAGTGGGCCCGCTCGCCGTCGCGTTGGCCGTGCTCCTGCCGACGGCTCTCCTGCTCGGCCGTCTGCTGCGGACCCTCCAGCTCGGTGACGACGTGGCCACCGGCCTCGGTACGCGCGTCCAGCCCGTACGCCTGGCCATCCTGCTCACCGGTGTCGGCCTGATCGCCTTCGCCACCGCGTCCGCGGGTCCGGTGGCCTTCGTGGCACTCGCCGCCCCGCAGATCGCCCAACGGCTGGCCGGCACGGCCTGGCCGCCCACCGTCGCCTCGGGGCTCACCGGGGCGCTCGTCGTGCTGGGCGGCGACCTCATCGCCCGTACCCTCGTCTCCGGCACGGAACTGCCGGTCGGCATCGTCACCGGTGTGCTCGGCGCGCCGATCCTGCTCTGGCTGCTCGTCCGCGCCAA